From the genome of Scytonema hofmannii PCC 7110, one region includes:
- the ftsE gene encoding cell division ATP-binding protein FtsE, whose amino-acid sequence MKTAVTTKETTDQSVQAQDSKTQQPNDTTAVVVQLRSVSKTYTNGCHALVDVNLEIKKGEFLFVTGSSGSGKSTLLKMLYGDEKPTQGRVIINGCDVTNLRGDGLSIIRRCIGIVFQDYKLIPQRTVAENITVVLQAQGYTRKEIQRRLEPTLKVVGLLSKADCFPDQLSGGEQQRVSIARAIVATPPIILADEPTGNLDPDNSWQVMQILQKLNSFGATVIVTTHDEQLVRRCNRPVVQVQHGRLYRKC is encoded by the coding sequence ATGAAAACTGCTGTAACAACTAAAGAAACGACTGACCAATCTGTACAGGCTCAAGACAGCAAAACTCAACAGCCCAATGATACGACTGCGGTGGTAGTACAATTGCGATCTGTCTCAAAAACCTACACTAACGGCTGTCACGCTCTTGTAGACGTGAATTTAGAGATCAAAAAGGGAGAATTCTTATTCGTCACAGGATCTAGTGGTTCTGGTAAATCCACTCTTTTAAAAATGCTTTATGGCGATGAGAAACCCACACAAGGACGCGTGATTATTAATGGATGCGACGTAACAAATTTACGAGGCGATGGCTTATCAATAATTCGGCGTTGCATTGGCATTGTGTTTCAAGACTATAAATTGATTCCACAAAGAACAGTGGCGGAGAACATAACAGTTGTGTTACAAGCTCAGGGATATACCCGTAAAGAGATTCAACGACGTTTAGAACCTACTTTGAAAGTAGTGGGTTTGCTTTCCAAAGCAGACTGTTTTCCCGACCAACTTTCTGGAGGCGAGCAACAACGAGTTAGCATAGCCAGAGCAATAGTAGCAACGCCACCAATTATTCTGGCAGATGAGCCAACTGGAAACCTCGATCCGGATAATTCTTGGCAAGTTATGCAAATTCTCCAAAAATTAAATTCTTTTGGAGCCACGGTAATTGTCACAACTCATGACGAGCAGTTAGTGCGGCGATGCAACCGTCCTGTAGTTCAAGTTCAACATGGAAGATTATATAGAAAATGTTAG
- a CDS encoding alpha/beta fold hydrolase, which translates to MYQPLGFEQRSTMTSLGIMTYYTNEGKPWENNTEKETLVFLHGFGGGSSAYEWSKVYPAFAAEYRIIAPDLIGWGRSEHPAQSYRIENYLDTIREFLQKTCARAVTVIASSLTAGFTIRVAIAHPELFKSLILTTPAGLADFGEDYSRSIFAQIVSIPIVDTLLYNTGIATSGGIRSFLERRQFAQPNRVYEEIVNAYLESAQQPNAAYAALSFVRGDLSFDLSLYIQQLTTPSAIIWGRKSEFTGPEIGRRFAQMNPKAIRIFQQLDDVGLTPQLELPAVTIGLIRKFLPVLDQSSV; encoded by the coding sequence ATGTATCAACCACTGGGATTTGAGCAACGTTCTACAATGACTTCATTAGGTATAATGACTTACTATACTAATGAAGGTAAGCCTTGGGAAAATAACACGGAAAAGGAAACTTTAGTGTTTTTGCACGGTTTTGGCGGTGGATCTTCTGCCTATGAGTGGTCAAAAGTTTACCCAGCATTTGCAGCTGAGTATCGAATCATTGCACCAGATTTGATAGGTTGGGGCAGATCGGAACATCCGGCACAAAGTTATAGAATTGAGAACTATTTAGATACTATCCGGGAATTTTTACAAAAAACTTGCGCTCGCGCCGTAACAGTCATCGCTTCTTCTCTGACGGCAGGGTTTACAATCAGAGTTGCGATCGCTCATCCTGAATTATTCAAATCCCTCATTCTTACGACACCTGCAGGACTTGCTGACTTTGGTGAAGATTATTCCCGCAGTATCTTTGCCCAGATAGTCAGTATCCCTATAGTTGACACATTGCTTTACAACACGGGAATTGCAACAAGTGGAGGTATTCGCAGTTTCTTAGAGAGAAGGCAATTTGCCCAACCAAATCGGGTATATGAGGAAATTGTTAATGCTTACTTGGAATCCGCACAGCAACCCAATGCAGCGTATGCAGCCCTGTCTTTTGTGCGTGGGGATTTATCCTTTGATTTATCACTCTACATTCAACAACTAACAACTCCGAGTGCAATTATTTGGGGGCGAAAGTCTGAATTTACAGGTCCTGAAATTGGTCGGCGCTTTGCCCAAATGAATCCGAAAGCCATTCGGATTTTTCAACAACTAGATGATGTGGGATTGACACCGCAGTTAGAACTACCTGCAGTGACAATTGGTTTAATCCGAAAATTTTTGCCAGTTTTAGACCAGTCATCGGTTTAA
- a CDS encoding type II toxin-antitoxin system HicB family antitoxin, producing MVNCDHYTYRVTWSTEDQEFVGLCAEFPSLSYLHENRTTAIEGIINLVKDVVADMEANDERIPEPIAEKNYSGKFQVRIPPELHRRLAIEAAEENVSLNRYVSLKLAY from the coding sequence ATGGTTAACTGCGACCACTACACATATAGAGTTACTTGGTCAACCGAGGATCAAGAATTTGTAGGACTGTGTGCTGAATTTCCTAGTCTATCTTATCTCCATGAAAATCGGACTACTGCTATCGAAGGTATTATAAACTTGGTAAAAGATGTAGTAGCTGATATGGAAGCAAATGACGAGAGGATTCCAGAACCTATTGCAGAAAAAAACTACAGTGGTAAATTTCAAGTTCGTATTCCTCCAGAGCTTCATCGTAGATTAGCTATAGAAGCAGCAGAGGAAAATGTTAGCTTAAATCGTTATGTAAGCCTTAAACTTGCATATTAA
- a CDS encoding toxin HicA, producing MAQIEKLLAQLKNNPKNVNFTDLVKVCNHYFGEPRQQGTSHCVYKTPWAGDPRVNIQEKNGKAKAYQVKQVLAAIEKMEEMKDG from the coding sequence ATGGCACAAATAGAAAAACTCCTTGCTCAGTTAAAGAATAATCCTAAGAATGTAAACTTTACCGATTTAGTGAAAGTTTGCAATCATTATTTTGGAGAACCTAGACAGCAAGGAACAAGTCATTGTGTCTATAAAACACCTTGGGCTGGAGATCCACGCGTTAACATTCAAGAAAAGAATGGAAAAGCAAAGGCTTATCAAGTTAAACAGGTTTTAGCCGCGATTGAAAAAATGGAGGAAATGAAAGATGGTTAA
- a CDS encoding recombinase family protein: protein MRLVSTHSQKDDLQTQIDFLRMNRAESELISEIGSGLNFKRRKLLSILERVIKGEVKELVVAYHDRLSRCRI from the coding sequence ATGCGCTTAGTATCTACTCATTCTCAGAAAGATGATCTACAAACTCAAATTGACTTTCTGAGAATGAATCGTGCCGAGAGTGAATTAATATCTGAGATTGGTTCCGGATTAAATTTCAAACGTCGTAAATTACTATCAATACTAGAGCGAGTCATTAAAGGTGAAGTCAAGGAGTTAGTAGTAGCGTACCATGATAGACTTAGCCGATGCAGGATTTGA
- a CDS encoding IS200/IS605 family accessory protein TnpB-related protein — MANKKQRRKKGYIESQKTIKLWVVDNVQYKDNVANYIIPTREKYAEVTNFYADILLADLDLLETKAEDLYAVLEGLTIINKNRVEVQFPLQGDVPSDMRRACIKKAFGVVKSWYSNYKKWEVKKQKKLALGKKFSDQPPVPPRDYSQMHPVLYSGMYKDFDGTSIILKLWTGTSWAWIKQPINLRGQSLPDGWDWGSPTLILKDKLHLHFPIIKQISNPGKIKEQAQNSDGITICSIDLNLDGTIAVASIISSDGTGSVQELATLFVNRNDTIQHRRKRELGRIARAYSRTNKGFGTSKKGDCSKRFKKIKNRDDYESHRISKRLVEFAHKHGATVIVFECLTNLRPEQAKYSRRSNQKRAYWLKSKIVKRTRYKAFQLYGILTSLVSPKNTSKECAYCQSNVSRISVTISDVFAEIVNLAIINSDGKVFYNIGTPNYLCSSNIKHKGNADLNGSRNVGLKFLRRYFENPKIMTKSLVNGTSGQGTVPSVV; from the coding sequence ATGGCAAACAAGAAACAAAGGCGAAAGAAAGGATACATAGAGTCTCAAAAGACAATTAAATTGTGGGTAGTAGATAACGTGCAATATAAAGATAATGTTGCTAATTATATTATTCCTACTCGGGAAAAGTACGCAGAAGTTACTAACTTTTATGCAGATATTTTATTAGCTGATTTGGATTTACTTGAAACAAAAGCCGAGGACTTGTATGCCGTTCTAGAAGGATTAACGATTATTAACAAAAATAGGGTAGAGGTTCAATTTCCTTTACAAGGGGATGTTCCCTCTGACATGCGTCGGGCTTGTATTAAGAAAGCTTTTGGAGTTGTTAAATCCTGGTATTCTAATTACAAAAAATGGGAAGTTAAAAAACAGAAAAAGTTAGCGTTAGGAAAAAAGTTTAGCGATCAACCTCCAGTTCCACCTAGAGACTATAGTCAAATGCATCCTGTACTTTATTCTGGGATGTACAAAGACTTTGATGGTACATCCATTATACTGAAATTATGGACTGGTACATCATGGGCATGGATTAAACAACCTATTAACTTAAGGGGACAGTCTTTACCTGATGGTTGGGATTGGGGTTCACCAACTTTGATTTTAAAAGATAAACTTCATTTGCACTTTCCCATCATTAAACAGATATCAAATCCAGGAAAGATTAAAGAACAAGCACAGAATTCAGACGGAATTACTATTTGTTCAATTGATTTAAACCTTGATGGAACGATAGCCGTAGCAAGCATTATAAGTTCCGACGGTACAGGTAGTGTTCAGGAGTTAGCCACTCTGTTTGTAAACCGAAATGACACTATTCAACATCGTAGGAAGCGCGAACTTGGACGCATTGCTAGAGCTTATTCACGTACTAATAAAGGTTTTGGTACTAGTAAAAAGGGAGATTGTTCTAAGCGATTCAAGAAGATTAAAAATCGAGATGATTATGAATCTCATCGGATTAGTAAACGATTAGTTGAATTTGCACATAAGCATGGAGCGACAGTTATAGTATTTGAATGTCTGACTAATCTTAGACCAGAGCAAGCAAAATATAGTCGTCGTAGTAACCAAAAACGTGCTTATTGGTTAAAATCTAAAATCGTTAAACGAACTCGATACAAAGCTTTTCAATTGTATGGAATTCTTACCTCTTTAGTTAGTCCTAAAAATACTAGTAAGGAGTGCGCATATTGTCAGAGTAATGTTTCTAGAATTAGTGTGACAATTTCCGATGTATTTGCTGAAATAGTAAATCTAGCAATTATAAATTCTGACGGAAAAGTTTTTTATAATATTGGCACTCCTAATTACCTCTGTTCAAGCAACATTAAGCATAAAGGAAATGCTGACTTGAACGGTTCCAGAAATGTCGGGTTAAAGTTCTTACGTAGATACTTTGAAAACCCGAAAATAATGACGAAAAGCCTCGTGAATGGTACCTCCGGACAGGGAACCGTTCCATCGGTCGTCTGA
- a CDS encoding DUF4330 domain-containing protein: MAILDSKGRLFGKISILDFGALLVILLVIFGIFLFPGGSGSVAQVGSKTVPIEVDLVVRGLNVRDPEQLYARGFEKGGKTKVIIRNQPYGTIDIKSIQVLPRTIMVPQPDGSVKELPDTRSNNFSTDMLLTLQGKAQVTADGPVLGNSKVKIGMPIELDGFNYNFNSTVIDVRLQDK, from the coding sequence ATGGCTATTTTAGATTCCAAAGGTCGTTTATTCGGTAAAATTAGCATCCTCGACTTCGGTGCTTTACTTGTCATTCTGCTTGTTATATTCGGCATCTTCCTATTCCCTGGTGGTTCTGGTTCTGTTGCTCAAGTTGGTAGTAAAACAGTACCTATCGAAGTAGACTTAGTTGTTCGGGGATTAAATGTCCGCGACCCGGAACAATTATACGCACGAGGGTTTGAAAAAGGTGGTAAGACTAAAGTGATTATCCGCAATCAACCCTACGGAACGATTGATATTAAATCGATACAAGTACTACCAAGAACTATTATGGTTCCCCAACCTGACGGTTCCGTAAAAGAATTACCAGATACAAGATCTAATAATTTCAGTACGGATATGCTTTTGACTTTACAAGGCAAAGCCCAAGTTACAGCAGATGGACCAGTGTTAGGTAACAGTAAAGTCAAAATTGGTATGCCAATTGAGTTAGACGGCTTTAACTACAATTTTAACAGCACTGTCATTGATGTCAGACTGCAAGACAAATAG